In Pseudomonas saponiphila, the genomic stretch GGACTACCCGGACCTGGCATCCAGCTACCAGGACACCCGTGAAGTGATGCGCAAGCTGACTCCGAGCCATGTGGTGTTCAACGGCCGGGTGGGAGCCCTGACCGGGGCCAATGCGCTGACCGCCAAGGTCGGGGAAAGTGTGCTGTTCATCCATTCCCAGGCTAACCGCGACAGTCGTCCGCACCTGATTGGCGGCCATGGCGACTGGGTCTGGACCACCGGCAAGTTCGGCAATGCCCCGATGCGCAATCTGGAAACCTGGTTTATCCCCGGCGGTTCGGCGCTGGCCGCGCTCTACACCTTCAAACAGCCTGGCACCTACGTGTACCTCAACCACAACCTGATCGAGGCCATGGAGTTGGGGGCGCTGGCTCAGGTCAAGGTCGAAGGCACCTGGGATGATGACCTGATGACACAGGTAAAAGCCCCGGGGCCCATTGTTCCGGCCAAGTGATAGCGGCCGGGGCTCAGGCCACGGTGCCTGGTATCAGAGGTTCAGGGCGAATTTCAGGTAGCCCGGGTACGCCTGGCGCCAGTCGTTCTGGAAGGTATGGCCTTCGGCATGTTCATGGCTCTGGACCTGGTTGCCGGGCTCCAGGGCCTGCTGCGTGGTGGCGGTGAGTTTCTGGTTGCTCTCGTGCTCCTGGGCGCCATGGACGATGACGATGCGCTTGTCCCGGGCCTGGGTTTCGCCGAAAGGAATCCGGTAGCCGCCGGGGGATAGCAGCAAGGCGCCGCTGTAGTGCTGCGGGTATTCGGCGATCAGGTGCGAGGCGTGCTCGGCGCCTTGGGAAAAGCCCATCAGGACGATGCGCGAGCGATCGATGCGGGTCTGCTTTTCCAGTGTCTTCAACGCCGCGCTGACCGCCTCCTGGGTCGGAGCAACCGAATGCTGGTGCCACATGAACTGGTGCTCGTTGCGCTTGAGGGTACCGTTGATACCCACCAGCACGGCCTGCTCTCCCACAAGGTCGGTGCGCATATCGATGCCGTCGCTGCCCTCGGTGCCGAATCCCGACAGCCAGACCACCACCGGCCAGCCCTCGGTTGGGGCCTTGCCCTGGGGAATGCTGAAGGCTGCAAGGCCCGCGTCCTTGGCCTTGGCCGGGTAGTTCTTCTCGGCGGCCTGCAGCAGCTTCTGGTAGGCCGGGGTCTGTTGCAGGGATTGCAGTTCGTCGTCTTCCTTGAGGATTACCCACTGCCAGAAGCCACGCTCGCGGGCTTGATCGAGGAACTCGGCGGCGCGCTTGTTCTTGTCCATGGCGGCCAGGCTGCCTGCCGCCTGGTAAGAGGCGTAGGCATTCTTCGGGTCGAGACGTGCAGCGGTCAGGTAGTAGGCAAGGGCGCCGGCGTAGTTGTCGTGCTGGCTCTTTTCGTTGTCGCCGGCCTCGATGAAATCGGCCGGCGTGGCGTCGTCCAGGTACAGATTGGCCATGGCCGCAAGGCCTTGCCAGCGGCCTTTGGCGACATCCTGCTGGTCATCGGCGTGGACGCTGGTGAGGCCGAGGGCGGTAGATAGGCAGAGGAACGACAGCGGCAGGCGTACAGCGGCCGGCAACGACATGACTGAGAGTCCTTTTTCAGTGGAAGACGCCTCGGGCGGGGGCCCAAAACGGCGCGCAGCTTAACATGGCAGGTCGCTTCCCTCGACGACCTGCGCATTCGCCGTTGTCAGTGTTGCCGCGGGGGGAGAGGTCGCCGTTCAGTCGCTCTGATCGGTGGTGGAAAGCACTTCATCGATCTTCCAGCAGCCCTTGTCCTTGATCATGCGCACGTCGACGATCTGCGTGGTGTCTGGTGTGCTGCCCAAGGTCACTTGCTCCTTGGCGCTGGAGCCCTGGATCTGTGGCTCGCTGACCTTGATCTGGGTCAGCCACTCATCCATGTAGTCCTGGGCCTTGAGGAAGTAGTCCTCTTCCAGGCCATCGGGGCTGGCCATCTGCTTCTTGATCTTGGCGATCAGCGAGTCCGAAACGTACTTCTTCATCTCGGGGACGCTGTCGGTGATCGGGTCCTTGTCCTCGCTGTAGGTTTGCAGGTACCAGCTGTAGAACGCCTGGGTGACAGGCTTGGGCGAACTGGCGCAGTCGGCCAGGGCGACCGACTGATGCATGGCGACCGCTGCCAGCAGCGAGCAGAACAGCATTCTCATGGGGAACCCCTTACGGATGGCGATAGATTTTGTAGGCCGGCTTTTGCACCCGATAGGAATGCCCCGGGTAGAAACCGTGCAGTTGCTTGAAGTCTGACACCCAGAGGGTGCCGTTGAACATCGCCATGTGGCCGTGGGGGTGCCCGGGAATGGGCTGGATGATGACCACGTCGCCTGCTGCGGGCGTCTGACCGGCTGGTTGCTCGACAAAGCCGGCAGAGGTCAATGATGAGCCGAAATCCTTGGCCGAGTGCTTCCTGTGCAAAATCACCCCTCCGCCACCGGCTTCGATCGCCTGGCGGGTGTAGGCCGCGCAACGGCCGGTACTGCCAGCGTGGGCATGCGCGTTCAGGTGATTGATAGCGGTTTGTTTATTCCACATTCCTTGTCATCCGAGAGTCCTTGAGAGCGGCGATTTTATTCTTGCCGTGGCATTGGCGGAAATACTGGCTAAGTGCCTTGCTCAAGACTTTTGGGGAGTGCGTTACAGCAATTGAGCCGATCCCTCCGCTCATACGGCAGACGATTCATTGGCTACGGCTAGTAGGTAGCGAAGTTTTAGTCGGGGATGTTGGTAAATACGCACTTCTTGTGTAAGGTTTCTGACAGAAATTAGCTAAGGAGGGGGGAGTTTACGGTAGAAGGTATCGTAAGCAGCAGGGTTACTGAGTCGCCCCGAGATCGGTAATCGATCTGGGGCCGTGCGCCGTTGTTCATCGGGGTTGGACGATTGCAGGCACCGGGCAAGGCATCAACAAAAAGGTTAAGGTTTGTGCCAAAATACCGGCCAGCTGTTAATCATTGCTGGGCACCTAGTGTCTTGTCTCAAAAATAAATATCCCACATGAGGTACGCTTTCATAGTCAGTCTGAACATGGGGTGGAGCCATGAACTCTCAAGACATCGTGCTCAGTAACGATGAACAGATCGAGTTGAACCGGCGGGGTAGCTCAGCCACCATCAGCCAGCGCGACGGTCGCCGAGCACGTGTAATTCTGCTGGCTGCTCAAGGCCATTCACGTAATGAAATCGCCGAGCTTACAGGGCTCTCCGTTGTTTCGGTCACTCGTTGGTGCAAGCGTTTTCAAGCACAACGCTTGCAAGGTCTAGTGGATCTGCCGGGGCGAGGTCGCAAACCATCATTACCTGCCGAAGCTTTGAAGCGAACGCTGGAACAAGTCACTCAACCTCGCATTGGCCAGCCGCGCTGGAGCTGCCGCAGCATGGCGCGGGTGGCAGGTATTTCTCCGGCCAGCGTTCAGCGGATTTGGGCCGCCAACGACATCAAGCCGCATCTGACACGCACCTTCAAACTGTCCAATGGTCCTCACTTCGAAGAGAAATTTTGGGGCGTTATCGGGCTTTATCTGGCACCGCCGGAGAAGGCGTTGGTGCTCTGCTGCGATGAAAAGAGCCAGGTTCAAGCCTTGCAGCGCACGCAACCAGGCTTACCCTTGGGCATCGGCTATATCCGAACGAAAACCCATGACTATGTTCGCCATGGCACTCTTACGTTGTTCGCGGCCATGGAATATCTCCAGGGGCGACTGATCAGGAGCATCGAAACACACCACCGGAATCAGGAGTGGTTGGCCTTTCTAAAAAAGATCAATCGGGAAACACCCAAAGGCTTGCAACTGCATTTGATCGTGGATAACTACGCCACTCACAAGCACAAACTCGTCAAGGAATGGTTCAAGCGGCATCCCCGATTTCACCTGCATTTCACCCCGACCTCAAGCTCCTGGACGGACATGGTTGAACGCTTTTTCCGGGATATCACTGTTTATTTACGCGACGGCAGTTTCAGTTCGACGCGCGAACTGGTCAGCTCCATCACGACGTTCCTGGCACTGCACAATGCTCAGCCTTGTCGGTACGTCTGGAGCGCGAAAGGTGAAGACATCTTGCGCAAAATCCAGAGCACCCGAGAAGCCATGTCGGGCACTACTGAAGAGAACGTTTTATATGAAACAGGACACTAGTGTACGAGCAAGCTTCCTAGTATTAAAGGACATGAGTAGACTATGTTAGCCTTGCTTAGATATGCTGTTCTAACCACACTGATTTTGACCCATTGGATGGGGTCGTGAATTGGCTTATCGCGCCAGGATGTATGGATGCCTCAATATAATTTAGTTAAGCAATCGGTTTGCAAAGCTAACTCTCCGAGCGAGCCAAGCTTTTCTGAAGCGGATTGTACAAATAGTGTACGTATTACTGTGCCAAAGGTAGCGGTTTTGTTGTGTACCTATCAGGGGCAGCGTTATTTAGCAGAGCAGATGACTTCTTTCGAGGTCCAATCTCACTCAAATTGGGAGGTCTGGGCTTCCGATGACGGCTCGAGTGATGATACACATGCGATCCTTGCGGGATACCAACAGAAATGGCCTGAGGGACGTTTATTTGTCAATGTTGGGCCTGCTGAGGGCTTTGCTGCCAACTTCCTTTCGCTAACGTGCAAAGACACTATAGAGGCAGACTTTTACGCCTATTCTGATCAGGACGATATTTGGGAGGTGAATAAGCTGACTCGCGCTGTGCAATGGTTGCAGACTTTACCCGCTGACGTTCCAGCCTTGTATTGTTCACGCACCCGGCTGGTTGACGCCGATAATAATGAAATTGGGGTCTCTCCACTTTTTTCAAAAGCCCCAAGTTTCGCCAATGCCCTGATGCAAAATATCGGTGGTGGCAATACCATGGTGTTCAACAACGCTGCGCGTGATCTTCTTCGAGAAGCTGGAGAAAATAAATCGGTCGTTACTCATGACTGGTGGGTATATATAGTGGTGACTGGTTGCGGTGGTCAGGTTTTCTACGATAGTGAGCCAACCCTGCGTTATCGTCAGCACAACGGCAACCTGATTGGTACAAACTCTAGTTGGGGCGCTCGCCTGAAGCGTTTTCGCATGCTATTTCAGGGGCGCTTTAAGTACTGGAACGACAGTAATATTGCTGCCCTAAGGACTCTTGAGCACAGGCTTACGTCAGAGAATCGAGAAACGTTTCAGTGTTTTGCCAAAGCTAGGGAGATGAGCCTGATCCCGCGTCTGATCCAGCTCAAGCGTGCTGGTATTTATCGCCAAACCTTGCTAGGCAATATTGGACTGATCGTTGCTGCAATACTAGGGAAAATCTGAATTGTGACGATTATGGTTGCTGATGAGGTTGGTCTCAGCTGCAATAATTTCTCATGCAACTGGTTGGTCCTGTCGGGCGACTCTGCCACCAGATTTAACAAGTTTGAGTCAAGTGGTTTCTGCTTTCTGTCCAAAGCGAAATTTCTAGTTGAAACCCTCATGTTTATGGCTATACCGGGGCTGCGGCAAGGCCTCGAAGTCTCTCACCTGGAAGAGGTTGCCTTCAAGCCTAGGGGGGGGCACTGGCAGGCTAAGAACTGCTATGGCCGGCATTTGCTGTGAACTCTCAAGGAAACGTATTGTGATAAAAGCAGTGCCACTGCAGATTCTAGGTATTGTTCTCATTGCCCCGAAGGTGTTTTGCATGCGACGCAGTTTCTTCTATGAAAGCTATAACCAAGGTAAGTCTGAAGGTGCTGTTGGCAGAAAAAAACAATTCGCTCAGCACGGTTTCGCCAGTAATATAAAAAACATCCTTTGTGGTCTGAGTTATCAGCTTCAGAAATCCCAAAACAAATCGGTGAGCTCAGTCATAGATGAGATTTTCAATGTGGCGGTGGGCTTGCGCGAAGGTAAAACTACCGCTGGCTGCAGGAGAAGGGAGTAGGCGTTTGCTAGTAAGCGGTAGCTTAGAGGCCTAGAGGATTTTATTTATGGGTTTTTGGTGCTATGTAAAATTGTTGAGTTTTCTTTGCAAAGTAACAGATCGCCATGCTCTCATTTTTCAGCATTACATTGATTGGTCGGTGGGCTTGAAACTTCAGATCTCAACCAAAGATCAAGTCGCCGTCGGAGTTGAATAAGGTGTTTGTTTAATGCGAAATTTTTCTGCTAGTCCAAGAGAAATGTTTGCCAGTCTGTGGCGTCATCGGGAGTTGATCAAGGTCTCCGCTAAGCGTGAGGTGCTGGGCCGTTATCGCGGCTCAGTCATGGGGCTTTTATGGTCGTTCTTCAATCCTGTGCTCATGCTAGCTGTTTACACATTAGTGTTTAGTGAGGTCTTCAAGGCTCGCTGGAGTGGTGGTGGGGAGTCCAAGGCGGACTTTGCGTTGGTGCTATTTGCAGGGCTCATGGTGTTCAATCTCTTTGCTGAGTGTATCAACCGTGCGCCGGGACTCATCCTTACTAATGTCAACTATGTTAAAAAGGTAGTGTTTCCGCTAGAAGTCTTGCCCTTTGTCGGCTTGATCTCCGCCTTGTTTCATAGCTTCATTAGTCTAGGGGTGTGGCTATTGGCATATCTGTTCCTCTTTGGAATCCCGCACTTTACAGTGTTCTATTTGCCGCTGATTGTGTTGCCGTTCATCTTCTTCATAATGGGATTAAGTTGGGCTTTATCGTCTTTGGGGGTTTATCTGCGTGATGTTGGTCAGCTAATCAACCTCATGACGACGGTACTCATGTTTTTAAGCCCAATTTTCTACTCTGCCGCAGCGCTGCCTGAGGTTTACCGTCATCTGATGTACCTGAACCCGCTCACGCCGGTAATCGAGCAGACCCGTGCAGTACTGTATTTTGGCACTCCCCCGAATTTCACGCTGCTTACTGTGTACTGGGTAGCAACGTTCATCATCGCTTGGCTTGGCTTTGCCTGGTTTCAAAAGACACGTAAGGGGTTTGCCGATGTCCTCTGAAGTCGCCATCAATGTCTCGAATCTGAGCAAGTGTTACCATATCTATGATCATCCGCGGAATCGGCTCAAGCAATTTGTGCTCTCCCCTTTGCAGCGAGCTGTCGGTATGCAGTCGCGCCAGTATTATCGTGAGTTCTGGGCGCTCAGGGGGCTGAGCTTTGAGGTCAAGAAGGGAGAGACAGTCGGCATTATCGGTTGTAACGGCAGCGGTAAATCCACGCTCCTGCAAATGATCTGTGGAATCCTTAATCCTACCGGTGGCGAGATTAGAGCAAATGGACGTATTGCCGCCTTGCTGGAACTAGGCTCTGGCTTCAATCCGGAGTTTACCGGGCGTGAAAATGTCTATATGAATGCCAGTGTATTAGGGTTAAAAAAAGAAGAAGTTGACTCTCGGTTTGATGATATTGCCTCATTTGCTGAGATTGGCGATTTTATTGAGCAGCCTGTAAAAACCTATTCTAGTGGTATGATGGTCAGGTTGGCATTTGCAGTAATTGCGCATGTGGATGCAGATATTTTGATAGTGGATGAGGCGCTCTCCGTAGGTGATATTTTATTCACTCAAAAATGTATGCGTTTCATTCGAAAGTTTAAAGAGCACGGCACGCTGCTTTTTGTTAGTCATGACATGGGCTCCGTTCTCAATCTATGTGAAAAAGTTATTTGGCTGCATAGAGGGCAAGTGCGTCAATTAGGTAAAGCACAAGAAGTTTCAGAAGCCTATTTGCAATACACTCTGCAGCAGGCGTATGGACACGAGGTGCAGTTGCAGGCCATCGACAGTCAGGCATTTACGACAAAGGTTCAGGTAGAGGCTACGTCCGGATTGGTTGAGCCACTACCTGCGCTGGACTGCGAGTCGCAGGTTCAGATTATAAGCAATCTTTCAGAGGCTCATGGTTGGAAGAGCGGTGCAGGTGAGATTACTGCTGTTCAGCTTAGCGTGATCGGTCTGGCCGAAGGTGCTGCTATTTTAAAGGGGGGAGAGACAGTCCGTATGGTCATTCGAGCGGTGATCCATCAGGATATGACTCAGCCCATTTTGGGCTTTCTAGTACGGGATAAGCTAGGGCAGGATTTATTTGGCGAAAATACTTTGCCATTTACTCAATTGCACTCATTGCCCGTGCAGGCAGGGCGAGTTTTGGAGGGTGAGTTCATATTTGAGCTGCCTATGTTGCCCAATGGTGACTATGTGGTAATGACTTCTCTGGCTGAGGGCGACCTTTATAATCACGTGCAGCACCATTGGTTGCATAATGCGTTGATTCTTCATGTTGCATCTAGCAAGGTACGGCATGGGCTTATTGGTGTGCCGATGAAAAAAATAACTTTGGCGGAAAAATGATGCGTCAATTTTTAGGGCCTTGCCCTGTGTGCGGTGGAAGTAAACTTCTTCAACGTGATGTTTTATGGTCAGAGCTTTTTAATTCCTGGCAATTATCCGCGGCTGAAATTTCCTATATTGATAGGCAGCAAGGTTATCACTGTGCGCAATGCTTTAATAATTTGCGCGCAATGGCCTTGGCCGCTGCAATTCTGTGCGAATATAAATTTATAGGGACTTTAGAGCAGTTCTGTGAGTCGCGAACAGCTGTCTCGATGTTAGAAATAAATCAAGCTGGAAACCTAACTCCATTTTTACAGAAGATGTCCTTGCACAAGCTGGTCGAGTATCCTCAGTTTGATATGATTGATCTGGACATTGAGTCGGAAAGTTTTGATTTGGTAATTCATTCTGATACATTGGAACATATTGCTAATCCGGAAAGGGCGCTTTCGGAGTGTTATAGGGTTTTACGCAATGGTGGTAAATGCATCTTTACGGTGCCAATAGTCGTTGACCGATTGAGTCGTTCGAGAGTTGGGCTTCCGCCAAGTTACCATGGGCGGCCAGGTATACCTGCAGCAGATCAAGTAGTTTACACAGAGTTTGGAGCTGACGCCTGGAAGACGGTTTTAGGGGCCGGATTCATGAGTTGTGAGATTTTTTCATTCGAATACCCAGCTGCCCTAGTGCTCATAGCAAGGAAATAATTATATGAAGTTTACTGGCGAGCGTTTTCTTCCCGATGTGCGTGGCGATATCGAATTGGAGCATATCCATCGTTACCTACTAGCCCATGATGTCATACAGGGTAAGGATGTATTAGATATTGCTAGCGGCGAGGGTTACGGCAGTGCCATGCTCGCCGGTGTTGCCCGTAGCGTCATTGGAGTTGATATCTCTCCAGAAGCAGTATCCCATGCGAATGCGAAATACCAAACTAGTAACGTTGAATTTCGTCTTGGATCCTGCTCTGCGATTCCGCTCGACGATGCGAGTGTTGATGTTGTGGTCAGCTTCGAGACAATAGAGCATCACGATGAACATGAATCCATGATGCAAGAGATTAAAAGGGTTTTGCGACCTGGGGGTACACTTGTGATCTCCAGCCCGGAAAAGCTGGAGTACTCGGACAAACCAGGCTTTAAGAATCCACACCATGTTAAAGAGCTTTATCGTGAAGAGTTTAAAAGGTTGCTGGACTCCTATTTTACTAATCATAGTATGTACGGGCAGCGAGTGCTTTACGGTTCCGTAATCGCATGTGAAGATCGCGAGAGTTTAATTAGAAGCTACGAACTGGTCGACGATCCCCTAACAGCAAAGTTTGGAATATCGCATCCGATTTATTTGATTGCAGTAGCTTCTGACTCTGAGCTTCCCGACTTGGCTAGTGGAGTCTTTGAGCAATCTATTCACGAGGCTGAGCTGGTACAGCGTTTGAGTGCGAGCGTGAGTTATCTCAATAATCAGATTGTCGGTCTGAATCAAGTTGTAACTGAGCAGGATGCTAAAATTGCAGCAGTTTATAACTCATTTAGTTGGCGGGTAACTAAGCCGTTGCGAAATTTCAAGCGTTTCTTAAGTGGTGGCCGAAATTAGCATCATGTTTCATGAGCTGGATTGTTTAAATATATGTAGTAAGGTTTTTATTTGGTTTCAAGCTGTCTAAGGTGGCAATGCTATACTCGAAGTGAGTTTCCAGAAAACATAGTTGAAAGGGCTTGTTTTTGTTGGCTCTTAGTGTTTTTTTGCTGGTTGATTCAGCTCGCGCACAGCGGTTTAAATCTCGTTGCAAGGTGTTTTCAACGTATGCGGTATTCAAAGGTCTTAAGGTTTTTTTTGCGGTTTTTTAAGAAAATAATACTGCTTAATTTCTTGGCTTATATTATTCGGGTGGCTCGTAATAGTGGCGGTTATTCTCATCTATTGCGAAAAATTTGGTATATATATCGCGTTGAGGGATACCGCGGAATTTTACGACGTTTACCGCTCAAACGTAGTGCTAGGGGCAATGCTGAGCAGTTTTTTCGCTACACCTCCATCGCTCACGAGTTGGTTGGCGGCGACTGTAGCGAAGTGTGCCCCAAGGGTGGTATTGCAGTAATAGTTCATGCCTATTATCCAGAGCTATTTGAATCCATAGTTGTTGCTCTCAATGATATTCCTTGGCCGTTTGATCTTTACGTTTCAGTAACAAATGACGAGGCGCGGCTGCAAGTATGTGATATGGCAACCAGGCTGGAGCGTGCTGCACACGTTGAAGTGCAGGTGACTCCAAACCGTGGACGCGACATCGCTCCCTTTCTAGTCACCTATGCAGCTGCGATTCGTGCACACCGTTACGTGCTGCATATTCACACAAAGAAGTCGCTGTATTCCGGTCGTGAGCGTACTGAGTGGCGAGACTATTTGATCAAAGGCCTACTAGGCGGCGAGAGGCGTATCCGCCAGATTTTTAGCTTATTCGAGAGAGAGCCAAAACTTGGTATTGTCTACCCGGATACTTTTGGGGACTTACCCTATTGGGCGCACACTTGGTTGCAGAATCGAGGAATTGGGCTTCAACTTGGTGCCCGTCTCAATATAGATATTTCTCACTCACAATATATTGATGCGCCGCTTGGGTCGATGTTTTGGGCGCGCAATGACGCTTTGTACCCGTTGATAGACTTGTGTCTTGGTTACAACGACTTTCCAGAAGAGTGCGGACAGTCCGACGGAACGCTGCAGCATACGATTGAGCGCTTTTTCGTGTTGGCTGCTCAACACGCCGGCTATGGTTTTCGTGTAATGCTTGATGCTGAGAATAACTCAACATTGTTTATTTGCCCGGGCCGTAAAAACCTTGCTCAATACTTCGCAGGAAGCATTCGCGATCGTATTCTAGCAATGGCGCCTTTCGCCCAGATTGTTTCTTTCGACATTTTTGACACCTTGCTAGTGCGTCCTTGGCTTTCCCCTGACCATCTATTCTCTTTCTTAGAGCAAATGGTGGCTGAACGTTTTGGTATTAAGGATTTCGCGCATCTCCGAAAAAAGGCCGAGCATTTTGCACTTCTTAAATACGATACCGCCGACGTCAATATTACACAAATCTACGACGCTCTCGGAGATCTCATTGACGATTCTATAAGTTCGGAGCAAATACTTATGCTCGAACTAGAAATCGAGTCAGCCATACTTAGCCCTCGCGACGAAGTTTGCGATGCGGCTCGAGCACTTGCCGCGCAGGGCAAGCGGATGGTGCTAGTCTCGGATATGTATCTTGACGAGAGTTTCTTGAGTCGATTGCTCGCCAGCCATGACCTGGATATTTTTGAAAAAATTTATGTATCGAACGAGTTTGGTGCGCGTAAAGATACCGGTACTATGTGGCAGCTGCTACCTGCGCACGAGAATGTATCCGAAAAGCAGTGGCTCCACGTAGGCGATAACGAACACTCAGATCTTCAGCGCCCTCTCGATGCCGGTTTTATGCACCCCATACATGTCATGCGTGCAGCAGATCAATTCCTGCTCTTCAACGAGGATGCAGCAAGCTGGATGTTGCAGGAGCATTGGCAGGAAGGGCTTCTATTGGGTTTGCTCGCCAACCGCCTGTTTTTGCCAAATCGCGCAGCTTCGCCAATAGGGATAGACGGTGAGAGTCGGCGAGTGGAAATTCGTAGCTTACGCGACTTTGGCTACCTTACAATTGGCCCTGCTTTGACGGTCTTTATGGCTTGGCTCCTCGGCCGCGCACGTGTCGATCGAGTTGAGCTGCTGCTTTATGCGAGTCGCGAAGGCCACCTCCTAAAGCAGGCCCACGATCTTATATTTGAACGTTTATCCCCCTCCGACGTAGCGCTCCCTGCAGGAGCCTATTTTCTCTGCTCGCGCGCCTCGGCCGGCCTTGCTGCGATTCAGGATAATCTTTCGCTGGAGCTTTTGCTTGATGCTCACTTCAACGGCTCCTTTGGGGAGCTACTGAGCAGTCGATACTGTATCGAGAATTTAGCACCGTTCGTAGCCCGCCTCGGAGAGGAAGCGATGCAGCGGCCAATTGTGCTGCCTTTGGAACGCCCGCGAGCCATAAAACAACTCGGTCAATGCCTAGATTTGATCTCCGCACAGTCCGAGATTGCATGTGAGCGTTATCGCCGGTACGCGCACGGTCTGATAGCCAACCGTCGTTCCGCGTTGGTGGATATTGGCTACAGTGGGACAATTCAGAAGGCGCTTGCTAGTGTTGTCGAGGGTATCGTGGGTGGTTACTACTTTGTCACGACCGACAAGGCTAGGTGCGTAGATAGTCTTGGTCAGTTCGCTAAAGGTTGCTTCGGCGACTTTATTGACCCCTTCCGTTCCGATGTTCCCTTATATCAATATTCGCTGTTATTTGAAGCAGTGCTAACGGCACCTCATGGCCAGCTTCTCGGTTTCGATGCCGCCGGCGCTCCGCGCTACAAGTCGCCTGGTTTAGCGCAACGTCATTTTACAGAGATCGAGGAGATTCATGCCGGCGCCCTTGAGTTTCTTGATGATGCGTTAAGGGTTGTTGGGCCGGCATTTTCACATCTTGGCTCATGCCATCGTGCAAGTCAGCTACCAATCCGCCAAGTGATGGAGTGCCGCTGGCAGCTGGATTTCGATCTAAGTCCGCTTCACGTCGAAGATGATTTTTCGGGCAACAGCGAAATCTCGATTTTTGAGTTCTACAAACGCCAGCGTGAACGCACGTAAAAAGTCGATACCTAATACTTCAGTTAACAGTGAGAGTCGCATGAACCACGATTGCTTTTATCCATCTATTTGGCTAGGCAGCTTCATCAGCAAGTCGGCCTTCGACTCGCAGTCAAAACACTTAAACGAGCTCTTCGGCGTACTCGATACGATAGACGACTGTATGTTGCCCTCGCGTCACCCAACTACATTACGGGCGTACTGTGCTGCCTGTGGTACAGTTACCGATATGCAACTTACCTGGCACTACTGTGCAACTAATGCCGCAGGCTCAGTGCATCCAGCGTGGACAGAAACTGCTGCCTGCCAAGTTTGCGGTCTGAACAGCCGTATGCGTGCAGTAATCGATTACCTACGCCGATTGCTCGAAGGGGAACAAGGAGCGAACTATAAACGCGTATATTGCGCCGAGCGTACTACTCCCAGCTATCCTGTTATCGAGCGTCTTTTTGACAAAGTTACCGGTAGCGAATACTTGGGTGACGATAAAAAACTAGGGCAAAAGTCTCTGCACTACAAGGGATATCCGCGTCTTGTGCGTCATGAGGATTTGACGCAATTGTCTTTTGCCGCAAAAAGTTTTGATCTGGTTGTAACTCAAGACGTCTTCGAGCACATCCCTAACTATCATCAAGCCTTCCGAGAGTGTGCGCGTGTATTAGATGACGGAGGCATGTTGGTATTTACAATTCCCTTCTTCTTTGACCAGCAGGTGACGAGGGTGCGTGCCTCACTACGTGCTGATGGGCAGGTTGAACACCATTTGCCTCCCGAATATCACGGCAATCCAGTCTCCAACGAAGGCTCGCTTTGTTTTCAGAACTTTG encodes the following:
- a CDS encoding dienelactone hydrolase family protein, whose translation is MSLPAAVRLPLSFLCLSTALGLTSVHADDQQDVAKGRWQGLAAMANLYLDDATPADFIEAGDNEKSQHDNYAGALAYYLTAARLDPKNAYASYQAAGSLAAMDKNKRAAEFLDQARERGFWQWVILKEDDELQSLQQTPAYQKLLQAAEKNYPAKAKDAGLAAFSIPQGKAPTEGWPVVVWLSGFGTEGSDGIDMRTDLVGEQAVLVGINGTLKRNEHQFMWHQHSVAPTQEAVSAALKTLEKQTRIDRSRIVLMGFSQGAEHASHLIAEYPQHYSGALLLSPGGYRIPFGETQARDKRIVIVHGAQEHESNQKLTATTQQALEPGNQVQSHEHAEGHTFQNDWRQAYPGYLKFALNL
- a CDS encoding DUF3828 domain-containing protein is translated as MRMLFCSLLAAVAMHQSVALADCASSPKPVTQAFYSWYLQTYSEDKDPITDSVPEMKKYVSDSLIAKIKKQMASPDGLEEDYFLKAQDYMDEWLTQIKVSEPQIQGSSAKEQVTLGSTPDTTQIVDVRMIKDKGCWKIDEVLSTTDQSD
- a CDS encoding cytoplasmic protein, with translation MWNKQTAINHLNAHAHAGSTGRCAAYTRQAIEAGGGGVILHRKHSAKDFGSSLTSAGFVEQPAGQTPAAGDVVIIQPIPGHPHGHMAMFNGTLWVSDFKQLHGFYPGHSYRVQKPAYKIYRHP
- a CDS encoding IS630 family transposase; the encoded protein is MNSQDIVLSNDEQIELNRRGSSATISQRDGRRARVILLAAQGHSRNEIAELTGLSVVSVTRWCKRFQAQRLQGLVDLPGRGRKPSLPAEALKRTLEQVTQPRIGQPRWSCRSMARVAGISPASVQRIWAANDIKPHLTRTFKLSNGPHFEEKFWGVIGLYLAPPEKALVLCCDEKSQVQALQRTQPGLPLGIGYIRTKTHDYVRHGTLTLFAAMEYLQGRLIRSIETHHRNQEWLAFLKKINRETPKGLQLHLIVDNYATHKHKLVKEWFKRHPRFHLHFTPTSSSWTDMVERFFRDITVYLRDGSFSSTRELVSSITTFLALHNAQPCRYVWSAKGEDILRKIQSTREAMSGTTEENVLYETGH
- a CDS encoding glycosyltransferase family 2 protein, whose protein sequence is MPQYNLVKQSVCKANSPSEPSFSEADCTNSVRITVPKVAVLLCTYQGQRYLAEQMTSFEVQSHSNWEVWASDDGSSDDTHAILAGYQQKWPEGRLFVNVGPAEGFAANFLSLTCKDTIEADFYAYSDQDDIWEVNKLTRAVQWLQTLPADVPALYCSRTRLVDADNNEIGVSPLFSKAPSFANALMQNIGGGNTMVFNNAARDLLREAGENKSVVTHDWWVYIVVTGCGGQVFYDSEPTLRYRQHNGNLIGTNSSWGARLKRFRMLFQGRFKYWNDSNIAALRTLEHRLTSENRETFQCFAKAREMSLIPRLIQLKRAGIYRQTLLGNIGLIVAAILGKI
- a CDS encoding dTDP-4-dehydrorhamnose 3,5-epimerase family protein yields the protein MAGICCELSRKRIVIKAVPLQILGIVLIAPKVFCMRRSFFYESYNQGKSEGAVGRKKQFAQHGFASNIKNILCGLSYQLQKSQNKSVSSVIDEIFNVAVGLREGKTTAGCRRRE
- a CDS encoding ABC transporter permease; this encodes MRNFSASPREMFASLWRHRELIKVSAKREVLGRYRGSVMGLLWSFFNPVLMLAVYTLVFSEVFKARWSGGGESKADFALVLFAGLMVFNLFAECINRAPGLILTNVNYVKKVVFPLEVLPFVGLISALFHSFISLGVWLLAYLFLFGIPHFTVFYLPLIVLPFIFFIMGLSWALSSLGVYLRDVGQLINLMTTVLMFLSPIFYSAAALPEVYRHLMYLNPLTPVIEQTRAVLYFGTPPNFTLLTVYWVATFIIAWLGFAWFQKTRKGFADVL